The following coding sequences lie in one Vitis vinifera cultivar Pinot Noir 40024 chromosome 19, ASM3070453v1 genomic window:
- the LOC100261253 gene encoding elongation factor 2: MVKFTVEELRRIMDYKHNIRNMSVIAHVDHGKSTLTDSLVAAAGIIAQEVAGDVRMTDTRQDEAERGITIKSTGISLYYEMSDESLKNYRGERQGNEYLINLIDSPGHVDFSSEVTAALRITDGALVVVDCVEGVCVQTETVLRQALGERIRPVLTVNKMDRCFLELQVDGEEAYQTFSRVIENANVIMATYEDPLLGDVQVYPEKGTVAFSAGLHGWAFTLTNFAKMYASKFGVDESKMMERLWGENFFDPSTRKWTTKNTGAPNCKRGFVQFCYEPIKQIINTCMNDQKDKLWPMLQKLGVTMKSDEKDLMGKALMKRVMQTWLPASTALLEMMIFHLPSPSTAQKYRVENLYEGPLDDIYATAIRNCDPEGPLMLYVSKMIPASDKGRFFAFGRVFSGKVSTGLKVRIMGPNYVPGEKKDLYVKSVQRTVIWMGKRQETVEDVPCGNTVAMVGLDQFITKNATLTNEKESDAHPIRAMKFSVSPVVRVAVQCKVASDLPKLVEGLKRLAKSDPMVVCSIEESGEHIIAGAGELHLEICLKDLQDDFMGGAEIVKSDPVVSFRETVLEKSCRTVMSKSPNKHNRLYMEARPLEEGLAEAIDDGRVGPRDDPKARSKILSEEFGWDKDLAKKIWCFGPETTGPNMVVDMCKGVQYLNEIKDSVVAGFQWASKEGALAEENMRGICFEVCDVVLHADAIHRGGGQVIPTARRVIYASQLTAKPRLLEPVYLVEIQAPEQALGGIYSVLNQKRGHVFEEMQRPGTPLYNIKAYLPVVESFGFSGTLRAATSGQAFPQCVFDHWDVMSADPLEAGSTAAQLVADIRKRKGLKEQMTPLSEFEDKL; the protein is encoded by the exons ATG GTCAAGTTTACAGTTGAGGAGCTTCGTAGGATTATGGACTACAAGCATAACATTCGTAATATGTCTGTTATTGCTCATGTTGATCATG GAAAGTCAACCCTCACAGATTCTTTAGTGGCTGCTGCTGGTATTATTGCTCAAGAAGTTGCTGGTGATGTTCGGATGACAGATACCCGCCAGGATGAAGCTGAGCGTGGTATCACAATTAAGTCTACTGGTATCTCTCTCTACTATGAGATGAGTGATGAGTCTCTCAAGAACTACAGGGGAGAGAGACAAGGGAACGAATACCTTATCAATCTTATTGATTCCCCTGGGCACGTGGACTTCTCATCTGAGGTTACTGCTGCTCTTCGTATTACTGATGGTGCACTTGTGGTTGTGGATTGTGTTGAGGGTGTTTGTGTCCAGACCGAAACTGTTCTGCGGCAGGCCCTGGGTGAAAGGATCCGTCCTGTCTTAACTGTCAATAAGATGGACAGGTGCTTCCTTGAGCTTCAGGTTGATGGAGAGGAGGCTTACCAGACATTCTCAAGGGTTATTGAGAATGCAAATGTTATCATGGCTACTTATGAAGATCCACTTCTTGGTGATGTTCAAGTTTACCCTGAAAAGGGAACAGTTGCGTTCTCTGCTGGTTTGCATGGTTGGGCTTTTACTCTAACCAACTTTGCCAAAATGTATGCTTCCAAATTTGGAGTTGATGAGTCTAAGATGATGGAAAGGCTTTGGGGTGAGAATTTCTTTGACCCTAGTACCAGAAAATGGACCACCAAGAACACTGGTGCTCCCAACTGCAAGCGTGGTTTTGTTCAGTTCTGTTATGAACCCATCAAGCAGATCATCAACACTTGTATGAACGATCAGAAGGATAAACTGTGGCCTATGTTGCAGAAGCTTGGTGTGACCATGAAGTCTGATGAGAAGGATTTGATGGGAAAGGCACTGATGAAGCGTGTGATGCAGACATGGCTCCCAGCAAGTACTGCCCTCCTagaaatgatgattttccacCTTCCCTCACCTTCCACAGCTCAAAAATACCGTGTAGAGAACTTGTATGAGGGACCCTTGGATGATATCTATGCCACTGCTATTAGAAACTGTGATCCTGAAGGCCCTCTCATGCTCTATGTCTCAAAGATGATTCCTGCTTCTGACAAAGGCAGATTCTTTGCTTTTGGACGTGTTTTCTCTGGCAAGGTTTCAACTGGTTTGAAGGTAAGAATCATGGGTCCAAACTATGTCCCTGGTGAGAAGAAGGATCTGTATGTCAAGAGTGTGCAGAGAACTGTTATTTGGATGGGAAAGAGGCAGGAAACTGTTGAGGATGTGCCCTGTGGAAACACTGTAGCTATGGTTGGTTTGGATCAGTTCATCACTAAGAATGCTACATTGACCAATGAGAAGGAGTCTGATGCCCATCCAATCAGAGCAATGAAGTTCTCTGTCTCACCTGTTGTTCGTGTTGCAGTGCAGTGCAAAGTTGCATCTGACCTTCCTAAACTTGTTGAAGGTTTGAAGCGTTTGGCTAAGTCAGATCCTATGGTGGTCTGTAGTATTGAGGAATCTGGGGAGCACATCATTGCTGGTGCTGGTGAACTCCACCTGGAGATCTGTTTGAAGGATCTGCAGGATGATTTCATGGGTGGTGCTGAGATTGTTAAGTCTGACCCTGTTGTGTCCTTCCGTGAGACTGTTCTTGAGAAGTCTTGCAGAACTGTGATGAGCAAGTCCCCTAACAAGCACAACCGTCTCTACATGGAGGCCCGACCTTTGGAGGAAGGTCTTGCAGAGGCCATTGACGATGGTCGTGTTGGTCCAAGGGATGATCCCAAAGCTCGTTCCAAGATCTTGTCTGAGGAGTTTGGTTGGGACAAGGATCTTGCAAAGAAAATCTGGTGTTTTGGACCTGAGACCACTGGCCCTAACATGGTGGTTGATATGTGTAAGGGAGTTCAGTATCTTAATGAAATTAAGGATTCTGTTGTTGCTGGGTTCCAGTGGGCATCAAAGGAAGGTGCATTGGCTGAAGAAAACATGAGGGGTATTTGCTTTGAAGTCTGTGATGTGGTCCTCCATGCTGATGCAATTCACAGAGGTGGTGGTCAAGTCATTCCCACTGCTAGGAGGGTCATCTATGCTTCCCAGCTGACAGCTAAACCCCGACTCCTTGAGCCAGTCTACTTGGTGGAGATCCAAGCCCCAGAGCAGGCACTTGGTGGAATCTATAGTGTTCTGAACCAAAAGCGTGGGCATGTATTCGAGGAAATGCAGAGGCCGGGTACCCCACTCTACAACATCAAGGCATACCTCCCTGTCGTCGAATCCTTTGGATTTTCAGGCACTTTGAGAGCTGCAACCTCAGGACAGGCGTTCCCACAGTGTGTGTTTGATCACTGGGACGTAATGTCAGCTGACCCGCTTGAAGCTGGTTCAACTGCTGCTCAACTTGTAGCAGATATCAGAAAAAGGAAGGGCTTGAAGGAGCAGATGACCCCGCTATCTGAGTTCGAGGACAAGCTATAA
- the LOC100244099 gene encoding DNA polymerase zeta processivity subunit, translating to MVMERRENQSPQNETARILVEFLEVAITSIVFLKGIYPSGAFERRRYMNAVVQRARHPQLRDYIHSAVSGLLPFIQKGLVERVAVIFFNVDNIPIERFIFKLAVNQSYDSKVEEAALEFSLRSFLIKLPVSETLTKALPRDCRWEITAYFHSLPDASRSKDAEVWIPTDTKQWQTPPVISPIKSMTTEPLCLQLYLEHPSSSEPNS from the exons ATGGTGATGGAGAGAAGGGAGAATCAATCTCCGCAAAATGAGACTGCTCGCATTCTTGTGGAATTTTTAGAGGTCGCCATTACTTCAATCGTTTTTCTCAAAGGAATTTATCCTTCtg GCGCATTTGAGAGAAGGAGATATATGAATGCGGTGGTTCAGAGGGCTCGCCATCCTCAGCTCAGAGACTACATCCACTCTGCTGTCTCTGGACTTCTTCCTTTTATCCAAAAG GGATTGGTGGAGAGAGTAGCAGTTATTTTCTTCAATGTTGACAACATTCCCATAGAGAGATTCATATTCAAGCTTGCAGTGAACCAATCGTATGACTCAAAAGTAGAAGAAGCTGCCCTGGAGTTCTCTCTCAGGTCGTTCTTGATCAAGCTTCCTGTATCAGAAACCCTCACTAAGGCTCTCCCCAGGG ATTGCAGATGGGAGATAACAGCATACTTCCATTCTCTTCCTGATGCAAGTAGGAGCAAAGATGCAGAGGTATGGATCCCAACAGACACTAAGCAGTGGCAGACGCCTCCAGTAATATCTCCTATCAAATCAATGACTACTGAACCTCTTTGTCTGCAGTTATATTTGGAACATCCAAGTTCATCTGAACCCAACTCTTGA